The stretch of DNA TTGCTGACCACCGCCCCGGCGGCAAGCACTGCGCCGTCGCCAACCGTTACGCCGGGCAGCACAATCACTCCGTGGCCAATCCACACGTCGTTACCAATCACCACCCGATCCTCACGGCGATGGGCAAAGAATGAAGTATCGCGGCCAACGCCGGGCGCGTAATACTCCGGGCAGTAGGTAAAGCGGTGCTGTGACGGGCGATCCATCGGGTGATTGGGCGCGCCAAGGCGGACGTGGTTGGCTATAGCGGTGAATTTACCGATAACGCTATCCGCCACGCAGCAGTGTTCGCCGAGGTAGGAGAAGTCACCGAGGATGCTGTATTCCAGCACGCTGTTGGCGAGTATTTCGCACTGTTCGCCGAGGGTGGTTTCACGCAGGCGAACGCTGGGGTCAACAAAGGTTTTCTGGAGTTTGGGTGCGGCGGCGGTTGTCATGGCATGTTCTCTGGTCGGAGGTTTAGACAAGTGGGCCTGCTAACCCGAAGGTCGGCAGGCCACCTATCCTGACCGGAAAACATGACAGGATTATTTATGCGTTTTGCCGGGCATTCTCGGGTCGTCTTTGTATTCTGCGGTGGCAATCCAGGCCGCGCAGAACAGCGTGAGGCGAGCGAAGAAGTAGAAGAAAGCCATCAGCCCCAGCACCGAACCAAAAGCG from Cedecea neteri encodes:
- a CDS encoding DapH/DapD/GlmU-related protein, whose protein sequence is MTTAAAPKLQKTFVDPSVRLRETTLGEQCEILANSVLEYSILGDFSYLGEHCCVADSVIGKFTAIANHVRLGAPNHPMDRPSQHRFTYCPEYYAPGVGRDTSFFAHRREDRVVIGNDVWIGHGVIVLPGVTVGDGAVLAAGAVVSKDVPPYTIVGGVPAKPIRSRFPQGITESLQRIAWWDWPLEKLMAHLPEFQSGETASFCARWDNPANLADKSNW